One region of Microbacterium rhizosphaerae genomic DNA includes:
- a CDS encoding TetR/AcrR family transcriptional regulator has product MGRSRLTSDERRAQLIALGVAALADRPLEALTTEYVAREAGVSRGLFAYYFGSRDGFHREVVRTAGDALLHATEPNAELGPVDRLRDTLTRIVEFVEEHEGTFFSLVRGAASGDAEVREIVEGVRVVESERVMAVVAELGCPDSTLLRTSVRSWVAFAEQMLIDGVITHRMEKLALVDFLVRSLFSIVVTVEPEQSSALSGFIH; this is encoded by the coding sequence ATGGGGCGAAGCAGGCTGACTTCCGACGAGCGACGGGCTCAGCTCATCGCGCTCGGCGTGGCAGCGCTCGCCGATCGCCCGCTCGAAGCGCTCACGACGGAGTACGTCGCCCGGGAGGCGGGCGTGTCACGCGGCCTGTTCGCGTACTACTTCGGGTCGCGCGACGGATTCCACCGCGAGGTGGTGCGCACCGCCGGCGATGCGCTGCTGCACGCGACCGAGCCGAACGCCGAGCTCGGCCCTGTCGACCGCCTCCGGGACACGCTGACGCGGATCGTCGAGTTCGTGGAGGAGCACGAAGGCACGTTCTTCTCGCTCGTGCGCGGCGCGGCCAGCGGCGACGCCGAGGTGCGCGAGATCGTCGAGGGCGTGCGGGTCGTCGAGAGCGAACGCGTCATGGCCGTCGTGGCCGAGCTCGGCTGCCCCGACTCGACGCTGCTGCGCACCTCCGTGCGCTCGTGGGTCGCCTTCGCGGAGCAGATGCTGATCGACGGCGTCATCACGCATCGTATGGAGAAGCTGGCGCTCGTGGACTTCCTCGTGCGGAGCCTCTTCTCGATCGTCGTGACGGTCGAGCCCGAGCAGTCCTCCGCGCTCTCCGGCTTCATCCACTGA
- a CDS encoding ferredoxin reductase family protein codes for MTTTAARPARRLRTREAWHVGAVAVIWLTSLFVVSLWISGGGIRDLLAMDADSLTTLGRLTGLVAANLLLYQVLLMARIPLFERGFGRDGMTRMHRVVGFWSFWLMLAHIVLVVAGYSAASGLNVLVQTWDFVVDYPAMLLATAGTVLLVMVVATSIRRARARLRYESWHLLHLYAYVGVGLALPHELWTGADFLSSPAATAYWWTLWALAAASVLVFRLGVPTVQSLRHGLRVVGVERDGDRGVAVRVSGRSGAPRARAGQFFIWRFLDGPGWTRGHPFSLASAPGRDLVLSARLAGDGSTRLAALAPGTRVHVEGPYGTMTGDAREGTKLLMIGAGAGVAPLVAILEAEAFAPGDAVLVTRDHARATAMRAPQIAALVQRRGLRYASLDGPRGRSWLPRTHDAWAGPQLIAYLAPDIQEYDAYVCGPPAWMDAVTADLRAAGLPRTRIHTESFEV; via the coding sequence ATGACGACGACCGCCGCCAGGCCCGCACGGCGCCTGCGCACGCGCGAGGCGTGGCACGTCGGCGCTGTCGCCGTCATCTGGCTGACGAGCCTCTTCGTCGTCTCGCTCTGGATCTCGGGCGGCGGCATCCGCGATCTGCTCGCGATGGATGCCGACTCCCTGACGACCCTGGGGCGCCTGACCGGGCTCGTCGCAGCGAACCTCCTGCTGTATCAGGTGCTGCTGATGGCGCGGATCCCGCTCTTCGAGCGTGGATTCGGCCGCGACGGGATGACGCGGATGCACCGCGTCGTCGGCTTCTGGTCGTTCTGGCTCATGCTCGCCCACATCGTGCTCGTCGTCGCCGGCTACTCGGCGGCGAGCGGGCTGAATGTGCTCGTGCAGACGTGGGACTTCGTCGTGGACTATCCGGCGATGCTCCTCGCGACCGCCGGCACGGTGCTGCTGGTCATGGTCGTCGCCACGAGCATCCGTCGCGCTCGCGCGCGTCTGCGCTACGAGTCGTGGCACCTCCTGCACCTCTACGCGTACGTGGGGGTCGGGCTCGCGCTCCCCCACGAGCTGTGGACCGGGGCCGACTTCCTCTCCTCACCGGCCGCGACGGCGTACTGGTGGACGCTCTGGGCACTGGCCGCGGCATCCGTCCTCGTCTTCCGCCTCGGCGTGCCCACCGTCCAGTCGCTCCGCCACGGTCTGCGCGTGGTCGGCGTCGAGCGCGACGGCGACCGCGGTGTCGCAGTGCGCGTCAGCGGACGCAGCGGCGCGCCGCGCGCCCGCGCAGGACAGTTCTTCATCTGGCGGTTCCTCGACGGCCCGGGCTGGACGCGCGGCCACCCGTTCTCGCTCGCCAGCGCGCCCGGGCGCGATCTCGTGCTGTCGGCTCGCTTGGCGGGCGACGGCTCGACGCGCCTCGCCGCACTGGCGCCCGGCACACGCGTGCACGTCGAGGGCCCGTACGGGACGATGACCGGGGATGCGCGCGAGGGCACGAAGCTCCTCATGATCGGCGCAGGTGCCGGTGTCGCGCCGCTCGTGGCGATCCTCGAGGCGGAGGCGTTCGCGCCCGGCGACGCGGTGCTGGTGACGCGCGATCACGCGCGTGCTACAGCGATGCGCGCGCCGCAGATCGCCGCACTCGTGCAGCGCCGGGGACTGCGTTACGCCTCCCTGGACGGTCCGCGCGGACGGTCGTGGCTCCCGCGCACGCACGACGCATGGGCCGGTCCCCAGCTCATCGCCTATCTCGCGCCGGACATCCAGGAGTACGACGCGTACGTGTGCGGACCGCCCGCCTGGATGGATGCCGTCACCGCCGACCTGCGCGCCGCCGGCCTTCCCCGTACCCGCATCCACACCGAATCGTTCGAGGTCTGA
- a CDS encoding DUF3054 domain-containing protein — protein sequence MRHPLRTVLLAFAADAVLVVVFAAIGRASHHEAVLPGLLETAWPFLAGLALGWLISQAWRAPLAPVRTGLPVWALTVAAGMLLRGVSGQGVVVAFVIVASIVLLVFLVGWRAVARLVTRRRAAVDAA from the coding sequence ATGCGTCATCCCCTTCGCACCGTCCTGCTCGCCTTCGCCGCGGACGCCGTCCTGGTCGTGGTGTTCGCCGCCATCGGCCGTGCCAGCCACCACGAAGCCGTCCTTCCCGGGCTGCTCGAGACGGCATGGCCGTTTCTCGCAGGGCTCGCACTGGGCTGGCTGATCTCGCAGGCGTGGCGCGCTCCGCTGGCGCCGGTGCGCACCGGCCTGCCGGTGTGGGCGCTCACGGTCGCGGCGGGGATGCTGCTGCGCGGGGTCAGCGGGCAGGGCGTGGTCGTGGCGTTCGTCATCGTGGCGTCGATCGTCCTGCTGGTGTTCCTCGTGGGCTGGCGCGCCGTCGCGCGACTCGTGACCCGCCGCCGCGCGGCCGTCGACGCCGCGTAG
- a CDS encoding FMN-binding protein: protein MKRIAYAVLGTLAGLVLLFSYRTSLQVVPPTAGTVSGGTPSGSSGTSGGSSGSSGGSSSTTLKDGTYTGQSTDTRWGPVQVRITVSGGRITAADAVDYPMNNGRDQQINQYAIPQLQNETLQAQSAQIDMVSGATYTSEGYTTSLQSAIDQARS from the coding sequence ATGAAGCGCATCGCGTACGCCGTGCTCGGGACCCTCGCGGGCCTGGTGCTGCTGTTCAGCTACCGCACCTCGCTGCAGGTCGTCCCGCCCACCGCCGGAACCGTGTCGGGGGGCACCCCGAGCGGGTCCTCCGGAACGTCCGGCGGCTCATCGGGGTCGTCGGGGGGCTCGTCATCCACCACCCTCAAGGACGGGACCTACACCGGCCAGTCGACGGACACCCGCTGGGGCCCGGTACAGGTGCGGATCACGGTCTCCGGCGGCCGCATCACGGCGGCCGACGCCGTCGACTACCCCATGAACAACGGCCGAGATCAGCAGATCAACCAGTACGCGATCCCGCAGCTGCAGAACGAGACGCTGCAGGCGCAGAGCGCGCAGATCGACATGGTCTCGGGTGCGACCTACACCAGCGAGGGCTACACGACCTCGCTGCAGAGCGCGATCGACCAGGCGCGCTCGTGA
- a CDS encoding FAD:protein FMN transferase, translating into MIPQDAPHAAVEHVWGTVVSVQTVGTPQPDAVGAFFAELHEIDRIFSPYRPDSEISRIADGQLTIGAADPLVQEVAARCAAYEGETGGLFSAYWRGCFDPTGLVKGWAIDRAAARHLEPLVDGVTIGAIGVDAGGDVLVFTHPDLDRTWNIGIADPRRPGAVIATVPLRNGAIATSGIAERGAHILDPRTGSAATGVASATVVASTLEIADVWATASVVAGFDAPLPPHGTVLLVAEDGRIRRGISGVEVSVGSPS; encoded by the coding sequence GTGATCCCGCAGGATGCGCCGCACGCCGCGGTCGAGCACGTGTGGGGAACGGTCGTCAGCGTCCAGACCGTCGGGACGCCGCAGCCCGACGCCGTCGGCGCGTTCTTCGCGGAACTCCACGAGATCGACCGGATCTTCTCGCCGTACCGGCCGGACTCGGAGATCTCGCGCATCGCCGACGGACAGCTGACGATCGGCGCCGCCGATCCGCTCGTCCAGGAGGTCGCCGCGCGGTGCGCCGCGTACGAAGGCGAGACCGGCGGACTGTTCAGCGCGTACTGGCGCGGATGCTTCGATCCCACCGGGCTCGTCAAGGGGTGGGCGATCGACCGCGCCGCGGCGCGGCACCTCGAGCCGCTCGTCGACGGCGTGACGATCGGCGCGATCGGCGTGGATGCCGGCGGAGACGTCCTGGTGTTCACCCACCCCGATCTCGACCGGACGTGGAACATCGGCATCGCCGATCCGCGCCGCCCCGGCGCCGTCATCGCCACGGTACCCCTGCGCAACGGAGCCATTGCGACCTCCGGCATCGCCGAACGCGGCGCGCACATCCTCGACCCCCGTACGGGATCGGCGGCGACGGGAGTTGCCAGCGCCACCGTGGTGGCGTCGACGCTCGAGATCGCCGACGTCTGGGCGACCGCCTCCGTCGTCGCGGGCTTCGACGCGCCGCTGCCCCCGCACGGCACCGTCCTGCTGGTCGCGGAGGATGGGCGCATCCGTCGCGGGATCTCGGGCGTCGAGGTGTCGGTCGGCTCGCCGTCCTGA
- a CDS encoding DUF6114 domain-containing protein: MSTSVPRRFARFYRSRPLVGGSLIVLAGLAVFMSTQLDLGKIHIQVGIEGFQALVIPIALVALGVLIIADARHRIFYGVIALAVAIYAVVGVNLGGFLVGTILGIAGAVVALSWMPPTAASPEPTDTAESTDEEALDADPLGFDDLLEPAEAAAVTDASPVPEPRPFVRRPADTGRGGRSGLRTFALAGAVALCGVAIATGMPAQAAHAESPLCTGLLGILCPPASSPSPTPSPSGTSTTSPGPLPLPPAGVPGASTPVSAPQTGATPSPSATLPPGVPPSASALTAPQPADTSVALDPAAPVVATESATLTATSLSQTNGRYVDTVLLRRPDGSTVRALKILGDAGLLKNMRLHGTGAHHGAGIDASQLDVAGPIHFYAAAFSGKAFGILPLSWNVDSPPPVGVPMPPFTDVTVELVYFDAGGQTLTASHITPQ; this comes from the coding sequence GTGTCCACCAGCGTCCCCCGTCGCTTCGCCCGCTTCTACCGATCGCGTCCGCTCGTCGGCGGCTCGCTCATCGTGCTCGCCGGGCTCGCCGTCTTCATGTCGACCCAGCTCGACCTCGGGAAGATCCACATCCAGGTCGGCATCGAGGGCTTCCAAGCACTCGTGATCCCGATCGCGCTCGTCGCCCTCGGCGTGCTGATCATCGCCGATGCCCGGCACCGCATCTTCTACGGCGTCATCGCGCTGGCCGTCGCCATCTACGCCGTCGTGGGGGTGAACCTCGGGGGCTTCCTTGTCGGAACGATCCTCGGCATCGCGGGCGCCGTCGTGGCGCTCTCGTGGATGCCGCCCACCGCCGCCTCCCCGGAACCGACCGACACCGCGGAGTCCACAGACGAAGAGGCGCTGGATGCCGACCCCCTCGGGTTCGACGACCTCCTCGAGCCGGCCGAAGCCGCCGCCGTCACCGACGCGTCCCCCGTGCCGGAGCCGCGCCCTTTCGTGCGGCGGCCGGCTGACACCGGCCGCGGCGGGCGCTCGGGCCTCCGGACATTCGCCCTCGCGGGCGCCGTCGCCCTCTGCGGCGTGGCGATCGCCACCGGCATGCCCGCTCAGGCCGCGCATGCGGAGTCTCCGCTGTGCACCGGGCTGCTCGGCATCCTGTGCCCGCCCGCCTCGTCGCCGTCGCCGACCCCCTCCCCGTCCGGAACCTCGACCACGTCCCCCGGGCCTCTCCCCCTGCCCCCGGCCGGCGTGCCGGGCGCATCCACGCCGGTCTCCGCACCGCAGACCGGCGCGACCCCGAGCCCGTCGGCGACGCTGCCGCCCGGCGTGCCCCCGTCGGCCTCGGCCTTGACCGCGCCGCAGCCCGCCGACACGAGCGTGGCGCTCGACCCGGCAGCTCCCGTGGTCGCGACCGAGTCGGCGACGCTCACGGCGACATCTCTCTCGCAGACGAACGGCCGCTACGTCGACACGGTGCTGCTGCGGCGTCCCGATGGCTCCACGGTGCGCGCGCTGAAGATCCTCGGCGATGCCGGCCTGCTCAAGAACATGCGCCTCCACGGCACGGGGGCACATCACGGCGCCGGCATCGACGCATCGCAGCTCGATGTGGCCGGCCCCATCCACTTCTACGCCGCCGCCTTCTCGGGCAAGGCGTTCGGCATCCTGCCCCTCAGCTGGAATGTGGACTCGCCCCCGCCCGTCGGCGTGCCCATGCCGCCCTTCACCGACGTCACCGTGGAGCTCGTGTACTTCGACGCCGGCGGCCAGACGCTCACCGCTTCGCACATCACTCCGCAGTAA
- a CDS encoding DEAD/DEAH box helicase encodes MTPTTTTRAEALDVLCALVGRDDAQFHDGQFEAIDALVDGRRRALVVQRTGWGKSAVYFVATMLLRRRGAGPTVLVSPLLALMRDQIAAAARAGVRAVKIDSTNAHEWGEVIAQLDRDEVDVLLVSPERLNNPAFRDGQLPQIVARMGLLVVDEAHCISDWGHDFRPDYRRLRELIARMPAGVPVLATTATANSRVVADVAEQLDAGSGEGDAGVLTIRGPLGRASLRLGVLRLPGAAQRLAWLISHLGDLPGSGIIYTLTVAAANDTARLLRERGYDVRAYTGQTDPDEREQAEAALTQNRVKALVATSALGMGFDKPDLGFVIHLGAPSSPVSYYQQVGRAGRATESADVLLLPGAEDRDIWHYFATASMPDRERAERVLGALADAGAPLSTPALEAIVDIRRTPLELLLKVLDVDGAVARVTGGWVSTGQPWAYDEDRYRRIAAERVAEQQHMLDYEETGQCRMEFLQRSLDDESASPCGRCDNCAGAWFPAQIAAEAADEAAAALDRVGVPIESRRQWPTGADRLGVPVRGRIAADEQASEGRALARLTDLGWGGMLRETFATGAGDGPLPPALLSASVRVLADWRWDERPLAVVAMPSRSRPQLVGSLARGIAEIGRLPFLGSLDLVDGGPSGQPGGNSAFRVSNVWGRFSAAGLDVPHGPVLLVDDRVESGWTLTVAARELRLAGASSVLPFVLALRG; translated from the coding sequence ATGACCCCGACGACGACCACCCGTGCCGAGGCCCTCGATGTGCTGTGCGCGCTCGTCGGACGCGACGACGCCCAGTTCCACGACGGCCAGTTCGAGGCGATCGACGCGCTCGTCGACGGCCGTCGTCGCGCCCTCGTGGTGCAGCGGACGGGCTGGGGCAAATCCGCCGTGTACTTCGTCGCGACGATGCTGCTGCGCCGGCGCGGTGCCGGGCCGACGGTGCTCGTCTCGCCCCTGCTCGCCCTCATGCGCGACCAGATCGCCGCCGCCGCGCGGGCGGGCGTTCGGGCGGTGAAGATCGACTCGACGAACGCGCACGAGTGGGGCGAGGTCATCGCCCAGCTCGATCGCGACGAGGTCGATGTCCTCCTCGTCTCGCCCGAGCGGCTCAACAACCCGGCGTTCCGCGACGGGCAGCTGCCCCAGATCGTCGCGCGCATGGGCCTGCTCGTCGTCGACGAGGCGCACTGCATCAGCGACTGGGGCCACGACTTCCGTCCCGACTACCGGCGCCTGCGCGAGCTCATCGCGCGCATGCCCGCCGGTGTCCCGGTGCTCGCGACGACTGCGACAGCCAACAGCCGCGTGGTGGCTGACGTCGCGGAGCAGCTGGACGCGGGCTCGGGGGAGGGGGATGCGGGCGTCCTGACGATCCGGGGCCCCTTGGGGCGCGCCTCCCTCCGACTCGGTGTGCTGCGGCTGCCGGGCGCCGCACAGCGGCTCGCCTGGCTGATCTCCCACCTCGGCGATCTGCCCGGCTCGGGGATCATCTACACACTGACGGTCGCCGCCGCGAACGATACTGCGCGCCTGCTGCGCGAGCGGGGCTACGACGTGCGGGCCTACACCGGACAGACCGATCCCGATGAGCGCGAGCAGGCGGAGGCCGCGCTCACGCAGAACCGGGTGAAGGCCCTCGTCGCCACGAGTGCGCTCGGCATGGGCTTCGACAAGCCCGACCTGGGATTCGTCATCCACCTCGGCGCGCCGTCCTCTCCCGTCTCTTACTACCAGCAGGTCGGCCGCGCTGGCCGGGCGACGGAGTCTGCGGACGTGCTGCTCCTGCCCGGTGCCGAAGACCGAGACATCTGGCACTACTTCGCCACCGCGTCGATGCCCGATCGGGAAAGGGCCGAGCGTGTGCTCGGTGCGCTCGCTGATGCCGGCGCGCCGCTGTCCACCCCCGCGCTCGAGGCGATCGTCGACATCCGACGGACTCCGCTGGAGCTGCTGCTGAAGGTGCTCGACGTCGACGGCGCGGTCGCCAGGGTCACGGGCGGGTGGGTCTCGACGGGCCAACCGTGGGCCTACGACGAGGATCGCTATCGCCGGATCGCCGCCGAGCGCGTTGCCGAGCAGCAGCACATGCTCGACTACGAGGAGACCGGTCAGTGCCGGATGGAGTTCCTCCAGCGCTCCCTCGACGACGAGTCGGCCTCGCCGTGCGGGCGCTGCGACAACTGCGCCGGCGCCTGGTTCCCCGCACAGATCGCGGCGGAGGCGGCCGACGAGGCCGCGGCCGCCCTCGACCGGGTGGGCGTGCCCATCGAGTCGCGCCGGCAATGGCCCACGGGAGCGGACCGCCTGGGCGTGCCGGTCCGCGGCCGCATCGCCGCCGACGAGCAGGCGTCCGAGGGTCGCGCTCTCGCCCGGCTGACCGACCTCGGCTGGGGCGGGATGCTCCGCGAGACCTTCGCGACCGGCGCCGGCGATGGCCCTCTGCCTCCCGCGCTCCTCTCCGCGAGCGTCCGCGTGCTCGCAGACTGGCGATGGGACGAACGGCCGCTCGCCGTCGTCGCCATGCCGTCACGCTCCAGACCCCAGCTCGTCGGATCGCTCGCCCGCGGCATCGCCGAGATCGGACGACTGCCGTTCCTCGGCTCCCTCGACCTCGTGGACGGCGGCCCGTCGGGGCAGCCGGGCGGCAACAGCGCGTTCCGCGTGTCGAACGTGTGGGGCCGGTTCTCGGCAGCGGGACTCGACGTGCCGCACGGTCCTGTGCTCCTCGTCGACGATCGGGTCGAGAGCGGGTGGACGCTCACCGTCGCCGCACGCGAACTGCGCTTGGCCGGCGCGAGCTCCGTCCTCCCGTTCGTCCTCGCGCTGCGGGGCTGA
- a CDS encoding FUSC family protein: MSMATAIRAPGRAPLLQVGKSAVATIVAWLLAGWLVHGALPVFAAIAALLVVQPSLNQSLAKAIERTVGVIAGVVVASLLGLVFGGATWVILASVVVALLLAWALRMTAATSNQVAISAMLVLALGTATPGYAVDRVIETLIGAVVGFLVNIAIVPPVEVFPARDAVGRLGDELAASLARLADALETHVSRAELEDILLQARLMRPMKDAADRAISAAGDSLTLNPRSAKHRTILAGVSELQKVYDPMVTQVIGMTRAVYDRYEPTVPEDPALRAIATQLRRAAHDVRLDLPTETAEPGQDEDPALTRPLVVARPPEHWLLVGALLEDLRRIHEALTERKDVSG, from the coding sequence ATGAGCATGGCCACCGCCATCCGGGCGCCCGGGCGAGCGCCCCTCCTCCAGGTCGGAAAGTCCGCGGTCGCGACGATCGTCGCGTGGCTCCTCGCCGGATGGCTCGTCCACGGCGCGCTGCCCGTGTTCGCCGCGATCGCCGCCCTCCTCGTCGTCCAGCCGAGCCTCAACCAGTCGCTGGCCAAGGCGATCGAGCGCACGGTGGGCGTCATCGCGGGGGTGGTCGTCGCATCGCTCCTCGGTCTCGTCTTCGGCGGTGCGACGTGGGTCATCCTCGCCTCGGTGGTCGTCGCCCTCCTCCTGGCGTGGGCGCTGCGCATGACCGCAGCGACGTCGAACCAGGTCGCGATCAGTGCGATGCTCGTCCTCGCTCTCGGCACCGCGACACCCGGGTACGCCGTCGACCGCGTCATCGAGACGCTGATCGGAGCGGTCGTCGGCTTCCTGGTGAACATCGCGATCGTTCCTCCCGTCGAGGTCTTCCCCGCGCGCGACGCCGTCGGGCGCCTCGGCGACGAGCTCGCCGCGTCGCTCGCACGGCTGGCGGACGCGCTGGAGACACATGTCTCCCGCGCCGAGCTGGAGGACATCCTGCTGCAGGCTCGGCTCATGCGTCCGATGAAGGATGCCGCGGATCGTGCGATCAGTGCGGCGGGCGACTCCTTGACCCTGAACCCGCGAAGCGCGAAGCACCGCACCATCCTCGCCGGGGTGTCCGAGCTGCAGAAGGTGTACGACCCCATGGTCACGCAGGTGATCGGCATGACCAGGGCCGTCTACGACCGCTATGAGCCGACCGTCCCCGAGGACCCTGCGCTGCGCGCGATCGCGACGCAGCTGCGCCGTGCGGCGCACGATGTGCGGCTCGATCTGCCGACCGAGACTGCGGAGCCCGGGCAGGACGAGGATCCGGCGCTCACCCGGCCGCTCGTCGTCGCCCGCCCGCCGGAGCATTGGCTCCTCGTGGGCGCGCTGCTCGAAGACCTGCGCCGCATCCACGAAGCCCTGACGGAGCGGAAGGACGTCAGTGGATGA
- a CDS encoding DUF6230 family protein, with translation MKLSRLTRSRGGRVALAAVPATIAVSALMTGVAFGAVPVSFAVSGTPFKISASHLHGDGFSQYGGVAQEKSGAVHPVAIANIGTASLSDLCQSVVTDTPLGKLGLLINAGGGGHPATASDLQIGMTDLQGDATFHDIRIGVDASSVITNAKGTAGDFAQDASSLDIDNLKQTAWSTTAGTFTLTGMHLQLTDGHACF, from the coding sequence ATGAAGCTGTCACGCCTCACCCGTTCCCGAGGGGGACGCGTCGCGCTCGCGGCCGTCCCCGCGACCATCGCCGTCAGCGCGCTCATGACCGGGGTCGCCTTCGGCGCCGTCCCGGTGTCGTTCGCCGTGTCCGGCACCCCGTTCAAGATCAGCGCCTCGCACCTGCACGGCGACGGCTTCTCCCAGTACGGCGGCGTCGCCCAGGAGAAGAGCGGAGCCGTGCACCCCGTCGCGATCGCCAACATCGGCACCGCGTCGCTCTCGGACCTCTGCCAGTCCGTCGTGACCGACACCCCGCTCGGCAAGCTCGGACTCCTCATCAACGCCGGCGGGGGCGGCCACCCCGCGACCGCCTCGGACCTGCAGATCGGCATGACCGACCTGCAGGGCGACGCCACGTTCCACGACATCCGCATCGGCGTCGATGCATCCTCCGTCATCACGAACGCCAAGGGCACGGCAGGAGATTTCGCGCAGGACGCCTCCTCGCTGGACATCGACAACCTGAAGCAGACGGCGTGGAGCACGACCGCCGGCACCTTCACGCTGACCGGCATGCACCTCCAGCTGACCGACGGTCACGCGTGCTTCTAG